The Pirellulales bacterium genome includes a region encoding these proteins:
- a CDS encoding PQQ-binding-like beta-propeller repeat protein yields MLPRLELARFRLHLATLAAVAMLLAASAFGQGVHDGITVDPADWPWWRGPQRNGVANADQQPPTEWSATQNVAWKSPVPGRGHSSPTVVGRHVFLATADEEQDTQSVLCYDRATGKPLWQTEVHRGGLMRKHEKSSGASGTVACDDERLFISFANSGAVSVTALSVTGEKLWQTKIADYVIHQGYGASPAIYQSLVLAAADSHAGGVLAGLHRETGEIVWKHDRPKEPNYTSPIVLHAAGRDQLLLIGCNLVASFDPASGDPIWEVAGATTECVTSTVTDGERVFSSGGYPKSHLAAIRADGSGKIEWETKDRVYVPSLLEKDGFLYGVLDAGVAVCWKSDTGKPQWKQRLGGDFSSSPVLVGDCIYATNETGETYIYRARPDKYEEVGTNKLGEQMMGSATICGGRIYLRVLELVDGQPQEMLYCLAQPD; encoded by the coding sequence ATGTTGCCACGCCTCGAGCTTGCCCGATTCCGGTTGCACCTTGCCACCTTGGCCGCCGTTGCGATGCTTCTAGCTGCCAGTGCTTTTGGGCAAGGGGTCCACGATGGCATCACGGTCGATCCGGCCGATTGGCCCTGGTGGCGGGGACCGCAACGCAACGGCGTGGCCAATGCCGATCAACAGCCCCCCACCGAGTGGAGCGCCACGCAGAACGTCGCCTGGAAGAGTCCCGTGCCGGGACGTGGGCATAGCTCGCCCACGGTGGTCGGGCGGCACGTGTTTCTGGCCACGGCCGACGAAGAGCAAGATACACAATCGGTGCTCTGCTACGATCGCGCGACAGGGAAGCCCCTCTGGCAGACCGAGGTACATCGCGGCGGGCTGATGCGCAAACACGAGAAGTCGTCGGGGGCGTCGGGCACGGTGGCTTGCGATGACGAACGCCTCTTCATCAGTTTCGCCAACAGCGGCGCCGTCTCGGTCACCGCGCTGAGTGTGACTGGCGAAAAGCTCTGGCAGACGAAGATCGCCGATTACGTCATTCACCAGGGGTACGGCGCTTCGCCCGCGATTTATCAATCGCTCGTTCTCGCGGCGGCCGATAGTCACGCCGGGGGCGTGCTGGCGGGATTGCATCGCGAAACCGGTGAGATCGTCTGGAAGCACGATCGACCGAAGGAGCCGAACTACACGTCCCCGATCGTGCTGCATGCCGCCGGGCGCGATCAGCTTCTGTTGATCGGCTGCAACCTGGTAGCCAGCTTCGATCCGGCCAGCGGCGACCCAATCTGGGAGGTCGCCGGCGCCACGACCGAATGCGTCACGTCCACCGTGACCGACGGCGAGCGAGTCTTCTCCAGCGGCGGCTATCCCAAGAGCCACCTGGCCGCCATCCGGGCCGACGGCTCGGGCAAGATCGAATGGGAAACAAAGGATCGCGTCTACGTCCCCTCGCTGCTCGAGAAGGACGGCTTCCTCTATGGCGTGCTCGACGCGGGCGTGGCCGTCTGCTGGAAGAGCGACACCGGCAAGCCGCAATGGAAACAACGCCTGGGCGGCGACTTCAGCTCGTCGCCCGTGCTCGTGGGCGATTGTATCTACGCCACGAACGAGACGGGAGAGACCTACATCTATCGCGCCCGCCCCGACAAGTACGAAGAAGTGGGCACGAACAAGTTGGGCGAGCAGATGATGGGAAGTGCGACGATCTGTGGCGGCCGCATCTATCTGCGAGTTCTCGAACTCGTCGATGGCCAGCCGCAAGAAATGCTGTACTGTCTGGCACAGCCAGACTAG
- a CDS encoding AAA family ATPase, with amino-acid sequence MIVSNLPAANIPAEEATIGSGFFDRGIWLAIRQVVDEEHFADPTIGRYVTALDTFYAEHEHFDPLLFRPHLGDDFDPLLFARLMQAVPGPTNGAHYATQVKDAWRKRRAASVASGIAIQAANGVDTQTMLRGALRDFGALAEDSGLSRGLAPVNVVNLATAHPHLNPIVVDGWLRLEEVANLIAASKVGKSWLVYGLLLSIVMGVRWLDVFLCAPSRVLLLDAELHPSVLAHRIRTVAEAMGVTLEDIRDWFDIVSLRGRQLDIFSLGQVLDGIKHGTYGVIVVDALYRFYPPGYNENDNAAACALYNQLDAYAKRLGCAIICVHHSSKGLQSGKAVVDVGSGASSQARAVDSHLVLRAHEEPNCAVLEGAVRSFPPIEPLALRWSFPLWSIDQCLDPAELKGLKGKNEERQASRDADGKSAILGLLSTGPRTKTWISKNGGPSPGRTERLLSMLIAEGLVTSFEGEASGNDCTLYQINERKTEGV; translated from the coding sequence GTGATCGTCTCGAATCTTCCCGCAGCGAACATCCCCGCCGAGGAGGCCACCATCGGAAGTGGTTTCTTCGATCGAGGTATTTGGCTCGCGATCCGCCAGGTTGTCGATGAAGAACACTTCGCCGATCCAACCATCGGGCGATACGTGACGGCGCTCGATACCTTCTACGCCGAGCATGAGCACTTCGATCCGTTGCTCTTTCGGCCGCACCTTGGCGACGACTTCGATCCGTTGCTGTTTGCCAGGCTGATGCAGGCAGTGCCGGGCCCGACTAACGGAGCGCACTATGCGACGCAGGTCAAAGATGCCTGGCGCAAACGTCGTGCCGCGTCCGTCGCCAGCGGCATTGCTATTCAAGCTGCGAACGGCGTCGACACGCAAACCATGTTGCGTGGTGCCCTGCGCGACTTCGGTGCCCTGGCCGAAGACAGTGGCCTGTCGCGCGGCCTGGCACCCGTCAACGTCGTGAATCTCGCGACCGCGCATCCGCATCTGAATCCAATCGTCGTCGATGGGTGGTTGCGACTGGAAGAGGTGGCCAACCTGATCGCGGCCAGCAAGGTCGGCAAGTCGTGGCTCGTTTATGGGCTGCTCCTGTCGATCGTGATGGGCGTGCGGTGGCTGGACGTGTTCTTGTGTGCCCCGTCGCGCGTGCTGTTGCTCGATGCGGAATTGCACCCGAGCGTTCTGGCGCATCGCATCAGGACCGTTGCGGAAGCGATGGGGGTAACGCTCGAAGACATTCGGGACTGGTTCGACATCGTAAGTCTCCGCGGTCGCCAACTCGACATCTTCTCACTCGGCCAAGTTCTCGACGGCATCAAGCACGGCACGTACGGCGTGATCGTGGTCGACGCCCTCTATCGCTTCTATCCGCCGGGCTACAACGAAAACGATAACGCGGCTGCGTGTGCCCTATACAACCAACTCGACGCGTACGCCAAGAGACTCGGCTGCGCCATCATCTGCGTTCACCATTCGTCGAAAGGTCTGCAATCGGGCAAGGCCGTCGTCGACGTGGGCAGTGGCGCCAGCAGCCAGGCCCGGGCGGTTGACAGCCATCTCGTCCTTCGGGCGCACGAGGAACCGAACTGTGCCGTCCTGGAGGGCGCCGTTCGAAGCTTCCCGCCGATCGAGCCGCTCGCCCTGCGATGGTCATTTCCGCTGTGGTCAATCGACCAGTGTCTCGACCCGGCCGAACTGAAGGGCTTGAAGGGCAAGAACGAAGAGCGCCAAGCCTCTAGGGACGCCGATGGCAAGTCCGCCATCTTGGGGCTGCTCAGCACCGGCCCGCGCACCAAGACATGGATCTCGAAGAACGGCGGACCGAGTCCAGGCCGGACCGAACGATTGCTTTCGATGCTGATCGCGGAGGGGCTCGTGACCAGTTTCGAGGGCGAAGCCAGTGGCAACGATTGCACCCTGTACCAAATCAACGAGCGCAAAACCGAGGGGGTGTGA
- a CDS encoding DUF1501 domain-containing protein codes for MTNPHPLFGTPHAGHFATRRDFLRRAGGGLGALSLASLLSNEGLLGSAARGETIARGETAAPLNPLSPRAGHFEPKAKAVIWLFMNGGPSHVDLWDYKPELERQDGKELSGFDKDTGFFVEQVGPLMKSPFKFAQHGESGAWVSEVFPRMAEHVDDMAFLYSCHTETNNHSPALFQINTGMSRMGFPCVGSWVTYGLGSASQNLPGFVVMTDTLGRGLPKGAAQNWGAGFLPSIFQGTQLNNQGPPIHNLVPPAEMASDRQRAQLDLVAQLNRRHLEQHPHEAELAARIESFELAYRMQMSAPEVLDVNRETAATQKLYGLDNPKCAHFARQCLIARRLVENGVRFVQIYSGGTENEKSWDGHTNIESNHRGFAAETDTPVAALLADLKQRGLLESTLVVWGGEFGRLPLVQKGGTGRDHNPHAFTTWMAGGGIRGGTLYGKTDEVGHKAVEDRVSIHDLHATILHLTGLEHTKLTYRYNGREFRLTDVAGNVVERVIG; via the coding sequence ATGACGAATCCCCATCCACTCTTCGGCACGCCGCACGCGGGGCACTTTGCCACGCGGAGAGATTTCCTGCGCCGCGCTGGTGGCGGATTGGGGGCCTTGAGCCTGGCCTCGCTGCTGTCGAACGAGGGACTGCTCGGCTCGGCCGCCAGGGGAGAAACGATCGCGCGGGGTGAGACCGCCGCGCCGCTCAATCCCTTGTCGCCGCGGGCCGGACATTTCGAGCCGAAGGCGAAGGCCGTCATCTGGCTGTTCATGAACGGCGGTCCGAGCCACGTCGACCTGTGGGACTACAAGCCCGAGCTCGAGCGGCAGGATGGCAAAGAGCTTTCTGGCTTCGACAAAGACACCGGTTTCTTCGTCGAGCAGGTCGGGCCGCTGATGAAGTCCCCCTTCAAGTTCGCCCAGCATGGCGAGTCTGGGGCCTGGGTCTCCGAGGTCTTTCCGCGGATGGCCGAGCACGTCGACGACATGGCTTTCCTCTACTCCTGCCATACCGAGACGAACAACCACTCGCCGGCGCTGTTTCAGATCAATACCGGTATGAGCCGCATGGGCTTTCCCTGCGTCGGCTCGTGGGTCACGTACGGGCTCGGCTCGGCCAGCCAGAACCTGCCCGGCTTTGTCGTCATGACCGACACGCTCGGCCGCGGATTGCCCAAGGGGGCGGCGCAGAATTGGGGCGCTGGATTTCTGCCCAGTATCTTTCAGGGCACCCAGCTCAACAACCAGGGTCCGCCGATTCACAACCTGGTACCGCCGGCTGAGATGGCGTCCGATCGCCAGCGGGCGCAGCTCGATCTCGTGGCGCAGTTGAACCGGCGGCATCTCGAGCAGCATCCGCACGAGGCGGAGCTTGCCGCGCGGATCGAGAGCTTCGAGCTGGCCTATCGCATGCAGATGTCGGCGCCCGAGGTGCTCGACGTGAACCGCGAGACCGCCGCCACGCAAAAACTGTACGGGCTCGACAATCCAAAGTGCGCGCACTTCGCACGCCAATGCTTGATCGCGCGGCGCCTGGTCGAGAACGGCGTCCGCTTCGTGCAGATCTACAGCGGCGGCACCGAGAACGAAAAGAGCTGGGACGGCCACACGAACATCGAATCGAACCACCGCGGGTTCGCCGCCGAAACCGACACGCCCGTCGCGGCGCTGCTGGCCGATCTCAAGCAGCGCGGCTTGCTCGAATCGACCCTGGTGGTGTGGGGGGGCGAGTTCGGCCGGTTGCCCCTCGTGCAGAAAGGGGGCACGGGTCGCGACCACAATCCGCACGCCTTTACGACGTGGATGGCTGGCGGCGGCATTCGAGGCGGTACCCTCTACGGCAAGACCGACGAGGTCGGTCACAAGGCGGTCGAAGACCGCGTCTCGATCCACGACCTGCACGCCACCATTTTGCACCTCACCGGCCTGGAACACACCAAGCTCACCTACCGCTACAACGGCCGAGAATTTCGTCTGACCGATGTAGCCGGAAACGTGGTCGAGCGGGTGATTGGGTGA
- a CDS encoding DUF1501 domain-containing protein — MLVVPGRTSKDTCDGVTRRELLRVGGSAMLGLSLADVLRMQAQANEAGIAGGHGWNKAKSVILLYLQGGPSHLDLWDPKPDTPDNVRSVFQPIDTKTNGVQVMETMPKFAQVTDRVTLIRSMSYTPIGLFNHTAAIYQMLTGYTADKVSPSGQLEPPSPKDFPNVGSNIIRIKPPAEPMLPFVMLPRPLQESNVVGKAGTAGFLGRAYDPYYLYPSGDDMDMEKMERIVVDDLNLRPEVSSARLERRSRLRDAINSGMETIEKATAKYDLDAYYGQALGLIISGRARDAFDLKKESDATRDLYGRNTFGQSCLLARRLVEAGTRFVEVNWPKIANSDNHSWDHHTGLSDRMKKQSAPMFDTALAGLISDLDQRGLLDETLVVAVGEFGRSPKRGVSTSGNQNSDDGRDHWPYCYTACVAGAGVKRGFVYGKSDATGSAPIESPVHPCDLLATIYHSVGIAPDTIVYNHLNQPRELVKGNVVTGILA; from the coding sequence ATGCTGGTCGTTCCCGGTCGGACTTCGAAGGACACCTGCGACGGTGTCACGCGTCGCGAACTGTTGCGCGTGGGCGGATCGGCCATGCTCGGTCTGTCGCTGGCCGACGTGCTGCGAATGCAGGCGCAGGCGAATGAGGCGGGCATTGCCGGCGGTCACGGCTGGAACAAGGCCAAGAGCGTAATCCTGCTCTACCTGCAGGGTGGTCCCAGCCATCTCGACCTGTGGGATCCCAAGCCCGACACGCCCGACAACGTGCGCAGCGTCTTCCAGCCGATCGACACGAAGACCAATGGCGTGCAGGTGATGGAGACGATGCCGAAGTTCGCCCAGGTGACCGACCGCGTGACGCTCATCCGCTCGATGAGCTACACGCCGATCGGCTTGTTCAATCACACGGCGGCGATCTACCAGATGCTCACCGGCTACACGGCCGACAAGGTGAGCCCGTCGGGACAGCTCGAGCCCCCCAGCCCGAAAGATTTTCCCAACGTCGGCTCGAACATCATTCGCATCAAGCCACCGGCGGAGCCGATGTTGCCCTTCGTGATGCTGCCGCGCCCGTTGCAAGAGAGCAACGTGGTGGGCAAGGCGGGCACGGCGGGGTTCCTCGGCCGCGCGTACGACCCCTACTATCTGTATCCGTCGGGGGACGACATGGATATGGAAAAGATGGAGCGCATCGTGGTCGACGACTTGAACCTGCGTCCCGAGGTCTCCTCGGCGCGGCTCGAACGCCGCTCGCGCCTCCGCGACGCCATCAACAGCGGCATGGAGACGATCGAAAAGGCCACGGCCAAGTACGATCTCGATGCCTACTACGGGCAGGCGCTGGGGCTCATCATCTCGGGCCGCGCCCGCGACGCCTTCGACCTGAAGAAAGAGAGCGACGCGACGCGCGATCTGTACGGCCGCAACACGTTCGGACAGAGCTGTCTCTTGGCGCGCCGCCTGGTCGAGGCGGGCACGCGCTTCGTCGAGGTGAACTGGCCCAAGATCGCCAACTCCGACAACCACTCGTGGGATCACCACACGGGACTGTCCGACCGCATGAAGAAGCAGTCAGCCCCGATGTTCGATACGGCCCTGGCGGGGCTCATCAGCGATCTCGACCAGCGCGGCCTGCTCGACGAGACCCTCGTCGTGGCCGTGGGGGAGTTCGGCCGCAGCCCCAAGCGCGGCGTGAGCACCTCGGGCAATCAGAACTCGGACGACGGCCGCGATCACTGGCCCTATTGCTATACGGCCTGCGTGGCGGGCGCCGGCGTCAAACGCGGCTTCGTCTACGGCAAGTCGGATGCGACCGGTTCCGCGCCGATCGAGAGCCCCGTGCATCCCTGCGATCTGCTAGCGACGATCTATCACAGCGTGGGCATCGCCCCCGACACGATCGTCTACAACCACCTCAACCAGCCGCGCGAGCTGGTGAAGGGGAACGTCGTCACCGGCATCCTCGCCTAG
- a CDS encoding carboxymuconolactone decarboxylase family protein: MYDMKNLTKLKKIGELSPEGFKGFMAFDEAAFAEGAIPLKYKELMAVAVGLTTQCPYCIEIHAKKARKAGATEQELAETTLIAAALRAGGAITHGTHTLE, encoded by the coding sequence ATGTATGACATGAAGAATCTGACCAAGCTGAAGAAGATCGGCGAACTTTCGCCCGAGGGCTTCAAAGGTTTTATGGCCTTCGACGAAGCCGCCTTTGCCGAGGGAGCGATTCCACTGAAGTACAAGGAGCTGATGGCCGTGGCCGTGGGGCTGACGACGCAGTGTCCTTACTGCATCGAAATCCACGCCAAAAAGGCCCGCAAGGCGGGAGCCACCGAGCAAGAACTGGCAGAAACGACGTTGATCGCCGCGGCGCTTCGAGCGGGGGGCGCCATCACGCACGGCACGCACACGTTGGAGTAA
- the hisE gene encoding phosphoribosyl-ATP diphosphatase produces the protein MAVVEDRRRNPPERSYTTSLFAGGVEKIGRKIDEEAREVVEAAGEPGEEGRQHLIREAADLIYHLFVLLGYREVKLAEVESELAGRFGISGLDEKAARSQQKPTSEPS, from the coding sequence ATGGCCGTGGTCGAAGATCGCCGGCGGAACCCCCCCGAGCGAAGCTACACGACCAGCCTCTTTGCCGGCGGTGTGGAGAAGATCGGCCGCAAGATCGACGAAGAAGCACGTGAAGTCGTCGAGGCGGCGGGCGAGCCCGGCGAAGAGGGACGCCAGCACCTGATCCGCGAGGCGGCCGACCTGATTTACCATTTGTTCGTCCTGCTCGGCTACCGCGAGGTCAAGCTGGCCGAGGTCGAGTCGGAGCTGGCGGGGCGCTTCGGTATCTCCGGGCTCGATGAAAAGGCTGCCCGCTCGCAGCAGAAACCTACGTCGGAGCCGTCGTGA
- a CDS encoding ATP phosphoribosyltransferase has translation MRIGVPSKGRLAEVAADLLHEAGLSFRRQERSLFARCREMPIEVTFLRTEDIPVLCAEGAIDLGITGSDLLAESGAELTTRLELGFGRCRLAICVPEESSIQNPGELDGCRVATSFPHVTERFLASHDATAHIVTLTGSVEIMIALGVADAIVDLIETGSTLAANRLRLLAEIGHYETVLVQNRAARHAEMADRIVRRLEGVVIARAYSLLEYNIARTKLAQAEQITPGFNSPTVSSLEDPGWCAVRVMVRRNEVIEIMDQLEALGASAILEMQIKNCRL, from the coding sequence CTGCGCATCGGAGTTCCCAGCAAGGGCCGCCTGGCCGAAGTCGCGGCTGACCTGCTGCACGAGGCGGGACTCAGCTTTCGTCGCCAGGAACGCTCGCTCTTCGCGCGCTGTCGCGAGATGCCGATCGAAGTCACCTTTCTCCGCACCGAGGACATTCCCGTCCTGTGCGCCGAAGGAGCGATCGATCTCGGCATCACCGGCAGCGACTTGCTAGCCGAAAGCGGGGCCGAGTTGACAACCCGGCTCGAGCTGGGCTTCGGCCGCTGCCGGCTGGCGATTTGCGTGCCGGAAGAAAGCTCGATCCAGAATCCCGGCGAGTTGGACGGCTGTCGCGTCGCCACCAGCTTTCCGCACGTCACCGAGCGCTTTCTGGCCAGCCACGACGCGACGGCCCATATCGTCACGCTGACCGGTTCGGTCGAGATTATGATTGCGCTGGGCGTGGCCGACGCCATCGTCGACTTGATCGAGACGGGCAGCACGCTGGCGGCGAATCGGCTGCGGTTGCTCGCCGAGATCGGCCACTACGAAACGGTGCTCGTGCAGAACCGCGCTGCCCGGCATGCCGAGATGGCCGATCGCATCGTGCGGCGGCTCGAAGGGGTGGTCATCGCGCGGGCCTACTCGCTGCTCGAGTACAACATCGCCCGGACGAAACTAGCCCAGGCCGAACAGATCACGCCGGGCTTCAACTCGCCGACGGTCAGCTCGCTCGAAGACCCCGGCTGGTGCGCCGTCCGCGTAATGGTCCGCCGCAACGAGGTGATCGAGATCATGGACCAGCTCGAAGCGCTGGGCGCCTCGGCCATTCTGGAAATGCAAATAAAAAACTGCCGCCTGTAA
- a CDS encoding PSD1 domain-containing protein — translation MLHAPLLPRVRLSCALCGMVLLSQAWMAACTLAAEGQPEPAQVEFFEKHVRPLLVQNCYPCHSADAKEVRGGLRLDSRAGWITGGDSGPAVVPGDPEASPLIRAVRYEDFEMPPNGKLPGADVARLVEWVKMGAPDPRDEPPAAASPTQKPALDVEAAREFWSFRPLAEVEPPTVQDEAWCRTPIDRFILARLEAEGLRPTAPIEPRKLIRRVYFDLTGLPPSPEEVDSFVADPSPAAYEALVDRLLASPRYGERWGRSWLDLARFGESHGFEHDYDRPTAYHFRDYVIEALHQDLPYDTFVHWQLAGDELAPDNLLAMKGTGFLAAGVHSTQITKNQAEKERYDELDDMLSTTVLSTLGLTVGCARCHDHKFDPIPTEDYYRLLSTFTTTVRSEPDLLVDPEGYARAKEAFDREHAPFAEALATYEREQLPAGLADWEQNWSSLRESPRWTQVDPATLKSSGGATFERQADGSYLVTGTNADFDTYTLEISTGTRAVTGLRLEALSHPTLVAGGPGRAANGNIALSDVKLSARGAAAPVGATLSNPRATFEQKGLPVAAAIDGDAKSAWAVDPQFGRDHAAAFDVALPPAEGQERTLTLVLAFGNNQGHNIGRLRVALAESAESPALESAAYPAGIVAALDRPESERSAEERAALLAWFAPQDAGWQALKRAADEHAAKAPFAEKVKVLVSSEGVPAVRLHTQGPDFYEQTYVLKRGDLTLKDRVAEQGFLRVLTRADEGAGRWQATPPAGSKLSYRRTALAHWLTDVEAGAGHLAARVAANRLWAGHFGRGIVATPSDFGTQGARPTHPELLDWLARDLIAGEWRLKRLHKLLVTSATYQQGTDVNDVAAQRDPDNALWWRRVPHRLEAEAVRDALLATSGLLDEQMYGPGTLDQASRRRSIYFTVKRSEMIPFMQLFDAPDALQSTSQRTTTTIAPQALLMMNNPQVREYARGLAGRAAPSEEIVPAEAVTEAYRLALSRAPDETELADALAYLAAREATAGSAAGSVDSVVATARREALVDFCHALFCLNEFVYIE, via the coding sequence ATGCTTCACGCCCCGTTGCTGCCTCGCGTCCGCCTCTCCTGCGCCCTTTGTGGAATGGTGCTGCTCAGTCAGGCCTGGATGGCGGCCTGCACGCTGGCAGCCGAAGGCCAGCCCGAACCGGCGCAGGTCGAGTTCTTCGAGAAGCACGTCCGGCCGCTGTTGGTGCAGAACTGCTATCCATGTCATTCGGCCGACGCGAAGGAGGTGCGTGGCGGACTGCGGCTCGATAGTCGCGCCGGCTGGATCACGGGTGGCGACAGTGGCCCGGCCGTTGTGCCGGGCGATCCCGAGGCGAGTCCTCTCATTCGCGCGGTGCGTTACGAAGACTTCGAGATGCCCCCCAACGGCAAATTGCCCGGGGCGGACGTGGCCCGGCTCGTCGAATGGGTCAAGATGGGGGCGCCCGATCCGCGGGACGAGCCTCCCGCCGCAGCGTCCCCCACCCAGAAGCCGGCGCTCGATGTCGAGGCGGCGCGCGAGTTCTGGTCGTTTCGTCCCCTGGCCGAGGTCGAGCCCCCCACGGTGCAGGACGAGGCCTGGTGTCGCACGCCGATCGATCGATTTATTCTCGCGCGGCTCGAAGCCGAGGGGCTGCGCCCGACGGCGCCGATCGAACCTCGCAAATTGATTCGCCGCGTTTACTTCGACCTGACCGGGCTGCCCCCTTCGCCCGAGGAGGTCGACTCGTTCGTGGCCGATCCTTCGCCGGCGGCGTACGAAGCGCTCGTCGATCGATTGCTGGCGAGCCCGCGCTACGGCGAGCGCTGGGGACGCTCCTGGCTTGATCTGGCTCGATTTGGCGAAAGCCACGGTTTCGAGCATGACTACGATCGGCCGACCGCCTATCACTTTCGCGACTATGTGATCGAGGCGCTCCATCAGGATCTGCCCTACGACACGTTCGTGCATTGGCAACTCGCCGGCGACGAGCTCGCGCCCGACAACTTGCTGGCCATGAAGGGCACGGGTTTTCTCGCGGCCGGCGTGCATAGCACGCAGATCACGAAGAACCAGGCCGAAAAAGAGCGTTACGACGAGCTGGACGACATGCTCTCGACCACGGTGCTCTCGACGCTCGGGCTGACCGTCGGCTGCGCCCGCTGTCACGATCACAAGTTCGATCCGATTCCGACCGAGGATTATTACCGGTTGCTGTCGACGTTCACGACGACCGTGCGCAGCGAACCAGATTTGCTGGTCGATCCGGAAGGTTATGCGCGAGCGAAGGAGGCGTTCGATCGCGAGCATGCCCCCTTTGCCGAGGCGCTGGCCACCTACGAACGCGAGCAATTGCCGGCGGGGCTGGCAGACTGGGAACAGAATTGGTCGTCGTTGCGAGAGTCGCCACGCTGGACGCAGGTCGATCCCGCGACGTTGAAATCGTCGGGAGGCGCGACGTTCGAGCGGCAGGCGGACGGTTCGTATCTCGTGACGGGCACGAATGCCGATTTCGATACGTACACGCTCGAGATCTCCACCGGCACGCGCGCGGTGACCGGCTTGCGTCTCGAAGCGCTCAGCCATCCGACGCTGGTGGCGGGAGGTCCCGGACGGGCCGCGAATGGCAATATCGCCCTCTCGGACGTGAAGTTGAGCGCGCGCGGCGCCGCGGCGCCGGTCGGGGCGACGCTCTCGAATCCTCGCGCGACGTTCGAGCAGAAAGGCTTGCCCGTGGCAGCGGCCATCGATGGCGACGCCAAGTCGGCCTGGGCCGTCGATCCTCAATTCGGACGCGATCATGCGGCGGCGTTCGACGTCGCGCTGCCGCCGGCAGAAGGGCAGGAACGCACGCTGACGCTCGTGCTCGCCTTTGGCAACAACCAGGGGCACAACATCGGCCGCTTGCGCGTCGCGCTGGCCGAATCGGCGGAAAGCCCCGCGTTGGAATCGGCGGCGTATCCCGCGGGCATCGTGGCGGCGCTGGATCGTCCGGAGTCGGAACGCTCGGCCGAAGAGCGTGCGGCGCTGCTGGCGTGGTTCGCGCCGCAAGACGCCGGCTGGCAAGCGCTCAAGCGCGCCGCCGATGAACATGCCGCGAAGGCCCCCTTCGCCGAGAAAGTTAAGGTGCTCGTGTCGAGCGAGGGCGTGCCGGCCGTACGACTGCACACGCAGGGTCCCGATTTCTACGAGCAGACCTACGTGTTGAAACGGGGCGATCTCACGCTCAAAGATCGTGTGGCCGAACAGGGCTTTCTGCGCGTGCTGACGCGCGCGGACGAGGGAGCCGGGCGCTGGCAGGCGACTCCGCCCGCAGGCTCGAAGCTCTCCTACCGCCGCACGGCGCTGGCGCACTGGCTGACGGACGTGGAGGCGGGGGCCGGGCATCTCGCGGCGCGCGTCGCCGCGAATCGGTTGTGGGCGGGGCACTTCGGCCGCGGCATCGTGGCCACGCCCAGCGACTTCGGCACGCAGGGGGCACGCCCCACGCATCCCGAGTTGCTCGACTGGCTGGCCCGCGACCTGATTGCCGGTGAGTGGCGGCTCAAGCGACTACACAAACTGCTCGTGACGAGTGCCACCTACCAGCAGGGAACCGACGTCAACGACGTGGCGGCGCAGCGCGATCCCGACAACGCGCTCTGGTGGCGGCGCGTGCCCCATCGACTCGAGGCCGAAGCGGTCCGCGACGCGCTGCTGGCCACGAGTGGTCTGCTCGACGAGCAGATGTATGGGCCCGGCACGCTCGATCAGGCCAGCCGCCGGCGCAGCATCTACTTTACCGTCAAACGCAGCGAGATGATTCCCTTCATGCAGTTGTTCGACGCGCCGGATGCCCTGCAAAGCACCTCGCAGCGCACGACGACGACGATCGCTCCGCAAGCGTTGTTGATGATGAACAATCCCCAGGTACGCGAGTATGCCCGGGGGTTGGCTGGTCGCGCGGCGCCGAGCGAAGAGATCGTGCCGGCCGAGGCGGTGACCGAAGCGTATCGTCTCGCCTTGTCGCGCGCTCCCGACGAAACGGAACTGGCCGACGCACTCGCCTACCTTGCGGCGCGCGAAGCGACCGCGGGGAGTGCGGCGGGCTCGGTCGACAGCGTCGTTGCCACGGCGCGCCGCGAGGCGCTCGTCGATTTCTGCCACGCGTTGTTCTGCCTGAACGAGTTCGTGTACATCGAGTAG
- a CDS encoding cold shock domain-containing protein yields MRGTIKRIDEHRGYGFIRPEGGERPDDVFFHATQAPDFTTLAVNMSVEFETENTDRGVRAKNVRLLEA; encoded by the coding sequence GTGCGCGGCACCATCAAACGAATCGACGAACATCGCGGCTACGGCTTCATTCGCCCCGAGGGAGGCGAGCGGCCAGACGACGTGTTCTTTCACGCCACGCAGGCGCCAGACTTCACCACACTGGCCGTGAATATGTCGGTCGAATTTGAAACCGAGAACACGGACCGCGGCGTTCGCGCGAAGAACGTGCGTCTGCTCGAAGCGTAA